A genomic window from Halogeometricum sp. S3BR5-2 includes:
- a CDS encoding CBS domain-containing protein has protein sequence MVVDVVENRVRRFVPLGDAPEQDPGGPLPAVASQEDLVDVVLLLDAVVVTDGDEYRGVVSRRQLASSSNQPSAKVGSQVQHVPTVDRTEDVREVARLMIGSDAKTLPVLDDDRVVGVVTADAVLKAVRPFLDAATVDDAYTAELVSATPETTIGKALNTLREAGIAHLPVVDGNALVGVLSLYDVIEFTTRGGSKSQGGSSGGSGRRGGGRQNRGGFGAREGDADRMLDLPIRNLMSDAVVTIERNAPLDEVVETMFDREISSLVVTADDSDEPVGIITKTDVIEALTWEREDRNAVQVFGLDLLEGMDYDDVSALIEEMTSKYGEMSVIKASIQLQEHKERSRGVPLVLARIRLVTDRGYFTADGEGFGATHALRLAANGVERQLLKGKTYGQSKKRSDAEEQAPLYGWWLGG, from the coding sequence GTGGTCGTCGACGTAGTCGAGAATCGCGTCCGCCGGTTCGTTCCGCTCGGCGACGCTCCCGAACAGGATCCGGGAGGTCCCCTCCCGGCCGTGGCTTCCCAGGAAGATCTCGTCGACGTCGTTCTCCTACTCGATGCCGTCGTCGTAACAGACGGCGACGAGTATCGCGGCGTCGTCAGTCGCCGACAGTTGGCATCCTCGTCCAACCAGCCATCTGCGAAGGTCGGCTCACAGGTACAGCACGTCCCGACTGTCGACCGCACCGAGGACGTCCGTGAGGTCGCGCGCCTCATGATCGGAAGCGACGCCAAGACGCTCCCCGTACTCGACGACGACCGTGTCGTCGGCGTCGTGACCGCCGATGCCGTCCTCAAGGCGGTCCGTCCGTTCCTCGACGCGGCGACTGTCGACGACGCCTACACGGCGGAATTGGTCAGCGCGACCCCGGAAACCACGATCGGAAAAGCGCTCAATACGCTTCGAGAGGCCGGTATCGCCCATCTCCCGGTCGTCGATGGGAACGCTCTCGTCGGCGTGTTGAGCCTGTACGACGTCATCGAGTTCACGACGCGAGGCGGCAGTAAGAGTCAGGGCGGGTCGTCGGGTGGTTCCGGTCGCCGCGGTGGCGGGCGACAGAACCGTGGTGGGTTCGGCGCGCGCGAGGGCGACGCCGACCGGATGCTCGACCTGCCGATACGGAACCTGATGTCCGATGCAGTCGTGACAATCGAGCGGAACGCACCGCTCGACGAGGTCGTCGAGACGATGTTCGATCGTGAGATCTCCTCGCTCGTCGTCACGGCCGACGACTCGGATGAGCCGGTCGGTATCATCACGAAAACAGATGTCATCGAGGCGCTCACCTGGGAACGCGAGGACCGGAACGCCGTCCAGGTGTTCGGACTCGACTTACTGGAGGGGATGGACTACGACGACGTCTCCGCGCTGATCGAGGAGATGACCTCGAAGTACGGAGAGATGAGCGTGATCAAAGCCAGCATTCAACTGCAGGAGCACAAGGAACGAAGCCGGGGTGTACCGCTGGTGCTGGCACGGATTCGGCTGGTCACCGACCGCGGATACTTCACGGCCGACGGGGAGGGGTTCGGTGCCACGCACGCCCTTCGACTCGCGGCGAACGGGGTTGAGCGCCAACTCCTCAAGGGGAAGACCTACGGCCAATCGAAGAAGCGTTCGGACGCTGAGGAGCAGGCACCGCTGTACGGCTGGTGGCTCGGCGGCTGA
- a CDS encoding 2-hydroxyacid dehydrogenase, with protein MKVLLCGDPQQPSEYMHEALGSLEARGMTFERMDWMGDASPAEFRNVTMDMESRGPADYDTDAIAANLDGADVLVVHKAPVSRELIESADLSVVAAARGGTENVDLDAAADNDVTVLHAPGRNRDAVADYAVSMLLSRLREIPFNHAELSDGEWNQVFDPDLLPPDVRTTTVGIVGFGHIGRGVARRLAGFDPELLVYDPFVDDEEIREVGPEPADLDTLLGESDAVTLHVRLSEDTEGMIGREEFAQMNEAGYLVNTARGGLVDTDALVDAVSEDDIAGAALDVFEEEPIPEGHPLFDLDGVVLTPHVAGSTRDAVLGGPRIIASQLEAYLDDETPAHVVR; from the coding sequence ATGAAGGTGCTACTCTGCGGGGACCCGCAGCAGCCGAGCGAGTACATGCACGAAGCCCTCGGGTCGTTGGAGGCCCGCGGGATGACCTTCGAGCGGATGGACTGGATGGGCGACGCCTCGCCGGCCGAGTTCCGCAACGTCACGATGGACATGGAGTCGCGCGGTCCGGCGGACTACGACACCGACGCCATCGCCGCGAACCTCGACGGCGCCGACGTCCTCGTCGTCCACAAGGCGCCGGTGTCCCGCGAACTCATCGAGAGCGCCGACCTCTCCGTCGTCGCCGCGGCCCGCGGCGGCACGGAGAACGTCGACCTCGACGCGGCCGCGGACAACGACGTGACCGTCCTCCACGCACCGGGGCGGAACCGCGACGCGGTCGCGGACTACGCGGTTTCGATGCTGCTCTCGCGGCTTCGCGAGATTCCGTTCAACCACGCCGAACTCTCGGACGGAGAGTGGAATCAGGTGTTCGACCCCGACCTGCTGCCGCCGGACGTGCGGACGACGACCGTCGGCATCGTCGGGTTCGGCCACATCGGCCGCGGCGTGGCCCGCCGACTCGCCGGCTTCGACCCCGAACTCCTCGTCTACGACCCGTTCGTCGACGACGAGGAGATACGCGAGGTCGGCCCCGAACCCGCGGACCTCGACACCCTGCTCGGCGAGTCCGACGCGGTCACCCTCCACGTCCGCCTCTCCGAGGACACCGAGGGGATGATCGGACGCGAGGAGTTCGCACAGATGAACGAGGCGGGCTACCTCGTCAACACCGCCCGCGGCGGCCTCGTCGACACCGACGCCCTCGTCGACGCCGTCTCCGAGGACGACATCGCCGGCGCGGCGCTGGACGTCTTCGAGGAGGAGCCGATTCCGGAGGGCCATCCCCTGTTCGATCTCGACGGCGTCGTCTTGACCCCGCACGTCGCCGGGTCCACCCGCGACGCGGTGCTCGGCGGCCCCCGCATCATCGCCTCGCAACTCGAAGCGTATCTCGACGACGAGACGCCGGCCCACGTCGTCCGATAG
- a CDS encoding mechanosensitive ion channel family protein, whose protein sequence is MLQPYVLQINVPAFLEETVAEIVSFLPRLVGALLVLLIGWVLGVAAAKVVRKVADRVEIDRMVLETPIGRILGGTEDAVSNAFGTLAKWFVYALAILAAANVLAISLLSEWISTAVSYLPAFVAGLLVIVLGFVVADFIGDAIIRTRTATRTGYTSWFAKGTRMFLYFTAIVIGLDTMGVDVGILFVFANALAWGLAAAVAIGVGVAVGWGGHTYVAENVDRWMGRASAGTPAPHNSPQADGGEASEASRTSSDIQSDGGE, encoded by the coding sequence ATGCTACAACCGTATGTACTACAGATAAACGTTCCCGCGTTCCTCGAGGAGACGGTTGCGGAGATCGTCTCGTTTCTCCCCCGTCTGGTCGGGGCCCTCCTCGTTCTCCTGATCGGCTGGGTCCTCGGCGTCGCGGCCGCCAAGGTGGTCCGGAAGGTAGCGGACCGGGTCGAGATCGACCGGATGGTGCTTGAAACGCCGATCGGACGCATCTTGGGCGGAACCGAAGACGCCGTTTCGAACGCGTTCGGGACGCTCGCGAAGTGGTTCGTCTACGCGCTAGCGATTCTCGCCGCCGCGAACGTGCTCGCGATTTCGCTGCTGTCGGAGTGGATCTCGACGGCGGTCTCGTATCTCCCGGCGTTCGTCGCCGGACTGTTGGTGATCGTCCTCGGATTCGTCGTCGCGGACTTCATCGGCGACGCCATCATACGGACCCGGACGGCCACCCGTACCGGATACACCTCGTGGTTCGCGAAGGGGACGCGGATGTTCCTCTACTTCACCGCGATCGTGATCGGACTCGACACGATGGGCGTCGACGTCGGCATCCTGTTCGTCTTCGCCAACGCGTTAGCGTGGGGACTCGCCGCGGCCGTCGCAATCGGTGTCGGCGTCGCCGTGGGATGGGGTGGCCACACCTACGTCGCGGAGAACGTTGACCGCTGGATGGGACGCGCGTCCGCCGGGACGCCGGCACCGCACAACTCGCCGCAGGCCGACGGCGGTGAGGCAAGTGAGGCGAGTCGAACCTCGTCGGACATCCAGTCCGACGGCGGAGAGTAA
- a CDS encoding universal stress protein: MYETILVSVDESELSERVVEQALEIAERFDSAVRAMHVVDDRGSSHVSKSVNELARDADERREMDERREEAGSELTERVAKRGAERGVPVEQVVLVGDPAETITDYAAEEGVDLIVLGAKGRSAVGKFLLGDVAGKVARHAETQVLLVRADEA; the protein is encoded by the coding sequence ATGTACGAGACTATACTCGTCTCGGTGGACGAAAGCGAACTGTCGGAGCGGGTCGTCGAACAGGCGCTCGAGATAGCCGAGCGGTTCGACAGCGCGGTGCGCGCGATGCACGTCGTGGACGACCGGGGGTCGAGTCACGTCTCGAAGTCGGTGAACGAACTCGCTCGGGACGCGGACGAGCGTCGGGAGATGGACGAACGGAGGGAGGAGGCGGGCAGCGAACTCACCGAACGCGTCGCGAAGCGGGGCGCCGAACGCGGGGTGCCGGTCGAACAGGTCGTTCTGGTCGGCGACCCGGCGGAGACGATAACCGACTACGCGGCCGAGGAGGGCGTCGACCTCATCGTCCTCGGTGCGAAGGGGCGGAGCGCGGTCGGAAAGTTCCTCCTCGGCGACGTCGCCGGGAAAGTCGCGCGGCACGCCGAGACGCAGGTGCTGTTGGTCCGGGCCGACGAGGCCTGA
- a CDS encoding DUF5789 family protein, producing the protein MPDENVNDDQQEQSERKREDVRDRTREDRAMSGDPKGRLGGLDEALESQTYPITTDELVEAYGDYEVEAQSGTKSLEEVLAPTDNQTYDSADDVRSRVLGLIHR; encoded by the coding sequence ATGCCAGACGAGAACGTAAACGACGACCAGCAAGAGCAGTCGGAGCGGAAACGAGAAGACGTACGCGACCGCACCCGCGAAGATCGCGCGATGAGCGGTGACCCCAAGGGGCGGCTCGGGGGCCTCGACGAAGCACTCGAATCCCAGACCTATCCGATCACGACGGACGAGTTGGTCGAGGCGTACGGCGACTACGAGGTCGAAGCCCAAAGCGGGACGAAGTCACTCGAAGAAGTGCTCGCTCCGACCGATAACCAAACGTACGACTCCGCCGACGACGTCCGAAGCCGGGTGCTGGGACTGATACATCGGTAA
- the fba gene encoding class II fructose-bisphosphate aldolase, whose product MPHNATAALEDCYERARAGSYGFFASNVTHFDVLVGLLRGSASVDSDLVVQLGREEAAFFGDGDPAVGLDVFGAALDGLAERHGVDAFCNVDHVHLPDGFGFLETAVDSGVPDSVMVDASAEAFERNVELTAEAVDRVGDDVLVEAELGRIAGVEGTTETPDDEAFYTDPADAVEFVDRTGCDLLAVSIGTQHGVASGRDLDVRPDLAADIDDALRDAGHETPLVVHGASGLPDERIEELLDAGVCKFNKNTRYQYEFARTSADFYRDHADAVRPPDGIEDDRAGFFAESDWEPDKTYFHPHAVSGAVRDRIASVMGDLCELTGSAGETMRSER is encoded by the coding sequence ATGCCGCACAACGCAACCGCAGCGCTGGAGGACTGCTACGAGCGCGCCAGAGCGGGGAGCTACGGCTTCTTCGCGAGCAACGTGACTCACTTCGACGTCCTCGTCGGACTCCTGCGGGGGAGCGCGAGCGTCGACTCGGACCTGGTCGTGCAACTCGGCAGAGAGGAGGCGGCCTTCTTCGGCGACGGCGACCCCGCCGTCGGTCTCGACGTCTTCGGCGCCGCGCTCGACGGACTCGCGGAGCGCCACGGCGTCGACGCGTTCTGCAACGTCGACCACGTCCATCTCCCCGACGGCTTCGGCTTTCTGGAGACCGCGGTCGACTCCGGCGTCCCCGACTCGGTCATGGTCGACGCGTCGGCGGAGGCGTTCGAGCGGAACGTCGAACTGACGGCCGAGGCCGTCGACCGAGTCGGCGACGACGTCCTCGTCGAGGCCGAACTCGGGCGCATCGCGGGCGTCGAGGGGACCACGGAGACCCCCGACGACGAGGCGTTCTACACCGACCCGGCGGACGCCGTCGAGTTCGTCGACCGGACCGGCTGCGACCTGCTCGCCGTCTCCATCGGCACGCAGCACGGCGTCGCGTCCGGCCGCGACCTGGACGTCAGACCCGACCTCGCGGCCGACATCGACGACGCGCTCCGCGACGCCGGTCACGAGACGCCGCTGGTCGTCCACGGCGCCTCGGGGCTTCCGGACGAGCGAATCGAGGAACTGCTCGACGCCGGCGTCTGCAAGTTCAACAAGAACACCCGGTACCAGTACGAGTTCGCGCGCACGAGCGCGGACTTCTACCGCGACCACGCCGACGCGGTTCGACCGCCCGACGGCATCGAGGACGACCGGGCCGGGTTCTTCGCCGAGAGCGACTGGGAACCGGACAAGACGTACTTCCACCCGCACGCCGTGTCTGGGGCCGTCCGCGACCGCATCGCCTCGGTGATGGGCGACCTCTGCGAACTGACCGGGAGCGCCGGCGAGACGATGCGCTCGGAGCGATGA
- a CDS encoding GntP family permease, whose translation MILSNPLIPLAVGVVLVVFLLVYLNLPPFVGLIIAALGVAVISSGVPLSEVPAQVAQAFGETLIGVGIPILMAAIIGKTLMESGAAARIVRAALSVTGQERSEYAILSSSYLLSVPVFFDNVFYLLAPLGRAMKSRTGVKFSLYMTVLCAGALATHTLVPPTPGPLAVANSLGVNLGLAILVGGVVALPTSLLGGVVYGKALNAREEFPLRESMGVSSEEVEEEMNESGTGPGLLESLTPIVLPLVLIGSNTIAAAVYAEGATIRDVTAFAGDATLALTAAAMFSTYTYYRLEVRDLDVLNEELTGAIKSGGNIIAITAAGGAFGAMLNTTGVGEYVAGIVTGFGFSLLVAGWLIAALIRVAQGSATVALLTSAEIMAPLTGDLSVGAVYLMLAIGAGGMIAPWYNDSGFWIVSEVGGLTQTETFKTYSASATIMSVTCILLLLLLSSVVPLA comes from the coding sequence ATGATATTGTCAAATCCGCTCATCCCGCTCGCGGTGGGCGTGGTGCTGGTCGTGTTCCTGCTCGTGTACCTGAATCTCCCGCCCTTCGTGGGACTGATTATTGCCGCGTTGGGCGTGGCCGTCATCTCGTCCGGCGTTCCGCTCAGCGAGGTGCCGGCGCAGGTGGCGCAGGCGTTCGGGGAGACGCTCATCGGCGTCGGCATCCCCATCCTCATGGCCGCGATAATCGGGAAGACGCTCATGGAAAGCGGGGCGGCCGCCCGCATCGTCCGCGCCGCGCTGTCGGTCACCGGACAGGAGCGCTCCGAGTACGCCATCCTCTCGAGCAGCTATCTCCTCTCCGTTCCGGTGTTCTTCGACAACGTGTTCTACCTGCTGGCCCCCCTCGGTAGAGCGATGAAGAGCCGGACCGGCGTGAAGTTCTCCCTCTACATGACCGTTCTCTGTGCGGGTGCCCTCGCGACGCACACGCTGGTGCCGCCGACTCCGGGTCCGCTCGCCGTCGCGAACTCGCTGGGAGTGAACTTGGGGCTCGCCATCCTCGTCGGCGGCGTGGTCGCGCTCCCGACGTCGCTGCTCGGCGGCGTCGTCTACGGGAAGGCGCTGAACGCCCGCGAGGAGTTCCCCCTCCGCGAGTCGATGGGCGTCTCCTCCGAGGAAGTCGAAGAGGAGATGAACGAGTCGGGAACGGGTCCGGGGCTCCTCGAATCGCTGACGCCCATCGTCCTCCCCCTCGTCCTCATCGGGTCGAACACCATCGCGGCCGCGGTGTACGCCGAAGGGGCGACGATTCGCGACGTCACGGCGTTCGCGGGCGACGCGACGCTCGCGCTGACGGCGGCCGCGATGTTCTCGACGTACACGTACTACCGGCTGGAAGTTCGCGACCTCGACGTGCTCAACGAAGAGTTGACGGGTGCGATCAAGAGCGGCGGGAACATCATCGCCATCACCGCCGCCGGCGGTGCGTTCGGTGCGATGCTCAACACGACCGGCGTGGGCGAGTACGTCGCGGGTATCGTCACCGGCTTCGGCTTCTCGCTGCTCGTGGCGGGGTGGCTCATCGCCGCCCTGATTCGCGTCGCTCAGGGCTCCGCCACCGTCGCGCTGCTGACGAGCGCGGAGATAATGGCGCCGCTCACGGGCGACCTCTCCGTCGGCGCCGTCTACCTGATGTTGGCCATCGGGGCCGGCGGCATGATCGCTCCGTGGTACAACGACAGCGGCTTCTGGATCGTCTCGGAGGTCGGCGGTCTGACGCAGACCGAGACGTTCAAGACGTACTCCGCGAGTGCGACGATAATGTCCGTGACGTGTATCTTGCTGTTGCTGCTGCTCTCCTCGGTCGTTCCGCTCGCGTAA
- a CDS encoding SPFH domain-containing protein, whose protein sequence is MYDLVSLQASTLGFAIGGLLVLVLAVVTVWQMVRFVDAYDKQALTVFGEYRGLLEPGINFIPPFVSRTYTFDMRTQTMDVPRQEAITRDNSPVTADAVVYLRVMDAKKAFLEVEDYKTAVSNLAQTTLRAVLGDMELDDTLNKRQEINARIRRELDEPTDEWGIRVESVEVREVNPSQEVQHAMEQQTGAERRRRATILEAQGERRSAVEQAEGDKQSNIIRAQGEKQSQILEAQGDAISTVLRAKSAESMGERAIIDKGMDTLEAIGRGESTTFVLPQELTSLVGRYGKHLTGSDVATDGRRLDSLQFDEETRELIGLDNIKEILGEIEEAAEMNVEELEQQAKAVKDGESNAKNAPVREKNS, encoded by the coding sequence ATGTACGATTTAGTTTCGCTGCAGGCTTCGACTCTCGGATTCGCGATAGGTGGCCTGCTCGTACTGGTGCTGGCAGTGGTAACGGTCTGGCAGATGGTGCGGTTCGTCGACGCCTACGACAAGCAGGCGCTCACAGTGTTCGGCGAGTACCGCGGCCTGCTCGAACCAGGCATCAACTTCATCCCCCCGTTCGTGTCGCGCACGTACACGTTCGACATGCGGACGCAGACGATGGACGTCCCCCGACAAGAAGCGATCACGCGGGACAACTCGCCCGTGACGGCGGACGCCGTCGTCTATCTCCGCGTGATGGATGCGAAGAAGGCGTTCCTGGAGGTCGAGGACTACAAAACGGCCGTCTCGAACCTCGCCCAAACCACGCTCCGAGCGGTCCTCGGCGATATGGAACTCGACGACACGCTGAACAAACGCCAAGAAATAAACGCCCGTATCCGGAGGGAACTCGACGAACCGACCGACGAATGGGGAATCCGCGTCGAGTCCGTCGAAGTCCGAGAGGTCAATCCCAGCCAAGAGGTCCAACACGCGATGGAACAGCAGACCGGCGCGGAGCGGAGACGACGGGCCACGATCCTCGAAGCGCAGGGGGAGCGCCGGAGCGCAGTCGAACAGGCCGAAGGGGACAAGCAGTCGAACATCATCCGCGCGCAGGGCGAAAAACAGAGCCAGATCCTCGAGGCACAGGGTGACGCGATTTCGACCGTTCTGAGAGCCAAGTCCGCGGAGTCGATGGGCGAACGCGCGATTATCGACAAAGGGATGGACACGCTCGAAGCCATCGGTCGAGGGGAATCGACGACGTTCGTCCTCCCGCAGGAACTCACTTCGCTGGTCGGACGCTACGGCAAACACCTCACGGGGAGCGACGTCGCGACCGACGGGCGGCGGTTGGACAGTCTGCAGTTCGACGAGGAGACGCGCGAACTGATCGGACTCGACAACATCAAGGAGATTCTCGGCGAAATAGAGGAAGCAGCCGAGATGAACGTCGAAGAGTTGGAACAACAGGCCAAGGCGGTCAAGGACGGTGAATCGAATGCGAAGAACGCCCCCGTTCGGGAGAAGAACTCCTAA
- a CDS encoding IclR family transcriptional regulator yields the protein METANNPVRAVETTIRVLEALKELDGATVTELADHLDSTKGTVHNHVSTLEQHRFVVKEEGRYRLSLRFLIFGEYVRNHDILYQIGEPEIKELVEETGEIVHLSTEQHGLSMKLCKLLGDDAVGERFHAVKLQRPDYLHYTATGKAILAFLPRSRVERIVDEYGLAELTSNTITDRAALFDELAATRERGYSLNDQEEVEGIRAVGAPVRDGTGRVLGAVSVSGPVSRMQEERFRDTLPAKVTETTSVVEANINLTESIGRSGAE from the coding sequence ATGGAGACAGCGAACAACCCGGTTCGGGCGGTAGAGACGACGATTCGGGTGTTGGAGGCGCTCAAGGAACTGGACGGCGCGACGGTGACCGAACTCGCCGACCACCTCGACTCGACGAAGGGAACCGTCCACAACCACGTGAGTACGCTCGAACAGCACCGGTTCGTCGTCAAGGAGGAGGGGCGGTACAGGCTGAGCCTCCGATTTCTCATCTTCGGCGAGTACGTCCGGAACCACGACATCCTCTATCAGATCGGCGAGCCCGAGATCAAGGAACTGGTCGAGGAGACGGGCGAAATCGTCCACCTCTCGACCGAACAGCACGGTCTGAGCATGAAACTCTGTAAGCTTCTCGGCGACGACGCAGTCGGCGAGCGGTTCCACGCCGTCAAGCTTCAGCGACCCGACTACCTCCACTACACGGCCACGGGCAAAGCCATCCTCGCGTTCCTCCCGCGGTCGCGGGTCGAGCGCATCGTCGACGAGTACGGTCTCGCCGAACTGACGAGCAACACCATCACCGACCGTGCCGCCCTCTTCGACGAACTCGCGGCGACGCGGGAACGCGGATACTCGCTCAACGACCAAGAGGAGGTCGAGGGCATCCGCGCCGTCGGCGCGCCGGTCCGCGACGGAACCGGACGCGTCCTCGGCGCGGTGAGCGTCTCCGGACCCGTCAGCCGGATGCAAGAGGAGCGGTTTCGCGACACCCTCCCGGCGAAGGTGACGGAGACGACGAGCGTCGTCGAAGCCAACATCAATCTGACCGAGAGCATCGGCCGGTCGGGAGCCGAGTGA
- a CDS encoding FGGY-family carbohydrate kinase: MSSRDSDPDPGTVLVGVDAGLTNVTVTAFDGAGGELASASRSTPTVETASGRDEQDHDRLWDVVCEAVAAVTERVPTGAVAGVGVAGHGHGLYGLDADGAPVCGIKSTDSRALDTLEASHSDVLETVVDRLGWEPFGADPLSLLVWLREHDPAAYDRLETLLFSKDVLTHRLTGERSTDPSEASVFYGPTPEYDEEVFSALDIEDAFDALPPVVPSTEPCGTVTAAAAARTGLPEGTPVAAGLHDVAACTLGAGVTEPGDGLLILGTWGQSVAVLDAPEDGESGLPRRYLNRWLRYEGLRSGAACVEWFVENCGADWRREAGERGVSPYVVYEEAVSDVSPGADGLVFHPFLKGSTDHPNSSGGFYGLRLEHTSAHMLRAVYEGIAISQTSALESIGADVDAIRLTGGGAQSEAWAQMFADVSTLPVTVPTERETGALGAALCGGVAAGVYPTVEAAVDRAVGTAVRYDPDPETEARYRAVADAFAEVGDAMESPWETLKSLAQER, from the coding sequence ATGAGCAGCCGCGACTCCGACCCCGACCCCGGGACCGTCCTCGTCGGCGTCGACGCCGGACTCACGAACGTCACGGTGACGGCGTTCGACGGCGCCGGCGGGGAACTCGCCAGCGCATCGCGGTCGACGCCGACCGTCGAGACGGCGTCCGGCCGCGACGAACAGGACCACGACCGACTGTGGGACGTCGTCTGCGAGGCGGTCGCCGCGGTCACGGAGCGTGTCCCGACCGGTGCGGTCGCCGGGGTCGGCGTCGCCGGTCACGGACACGGCCTCTACGGACTGGACGCCGACGGGGCGCCGGTCTGTGGCATCAAGTCCACCGACAGTCGCGCGCTCGATACGCTCGAGGCGTCCCATTCGGATGTTCTAGAGACGGTCGTCGACCGCCTCGGGTGGGAACCGTTCGGCGCCGACCCGCTGAGCCTCCTCGTGTGGCTCCGCGAGCACGACCCGGCCGCGTACGACCGACTGGAGACGCTGTTGTTCTCGAAGGACGTGCTCACCCACCGGCTCACCGGCGAGCGCTCCACGGACCCCTCGGAGGCGAGCGTGTTCTACGGGCCGACGCCCGAGTACGACGAGGAAGTGTTCTCGGCGCTCGACATCGAAGACGCGTTCGACGCGCTTCCGCCCGTCGTCCCGAGCACCGAGCCATGCGGGACGGTCACCGCCGCGGCCGCGGCGCGGACCGGACTCCCCGAGGGAACCCCAGTCGCCGCGGGGCTGCACGACGTCGCCGCCTGCACCCTCGGCGCGGGCGTCACCGAACCCGGCGACGGACTGCTCATCCTCGGCACCTGGGGGCAGAGCGTCGCCGTTCTCGACGCCCCCGAGGACGGCGAGTCGGGCCTGCCGCGGCGATATCTGAACCGGTGGCTCCGGTACGAGGGGCTCCGGTCCGGCGCGGCCTGCGTCGAGTGGTTCGTCGAGAACTGCGGGGCCGACTGGCGGCGGGAGGCCGGGGAGCGCGGTGTCTCGCCGTACGTCGTCTACGAGGAGGCGGTGTCGGACGTGTCCCCCGGCGCCGACGGACTGGTGTTCCACCCGTTCCTCAAGGGGTCGACGGACCACCCGAACAGTTCGGGCGGATTCTACGGGCTCCGCCTCGAACACACGAGCGCGCACATGCTTCGTGCGGTCTACGAGGGCATCGCTATCTCCCAGACGAGCGCACTCGAGTCTATCGGGGCGGACGTGGACGCGATTCGGCTGACCGGTGGCGGGGCGCAGAGCGAGGCGTGGGCGCAGATGTTCGCCGACGTCTCGACGCTGCCGGTGACGGTGCCGACCGAGCGCGAGACGGGGGCGCTCGGCGCGGCGCTCTGCGGCGGCGTGGCCGCGGGCGTCTATCCGACCGTCGAGGCGGCGGTGGACCGCGCGGTCGGAACCGCCGTTCGCTACGACCCGGACCCCGAAACGGAGGCGCGCTACCGGGCGGTCGCCGACGCGTTCGCGGAGGTGGGCGACGCGATGGAATCGCCGTGGGAAACGCTCAAGTCGCTCGCACAGGAACGGTGA